The following are encoded together in the Apodemus sylvaticus chromosome 11, mApoSyl1.1, whole genome shotgun sequence genome:
- the Arl9 gene encoding ADP-ribosylation factor-like protein 9 isoform X2 — protein sequence MPFTSTLKIGKWSSWRDLEAAYRITDIHDALALSEVGNDRKLFLFGTQVTKNGSEIPSTMQDAKDLITHLAINM from the exons ATGCCGTTCACATCGACTCTGAAGATAGGAAAATGGAGTTCCTGGAGA GATCTTGAAGCAGCCTATCGCATTACAGATATCCACGACGCGTTGGCTCTATCTGAAGTGGGGAACGACAGGAAGCTGTTCTTGTTTGGAACTCAGGTGACTAAGAATGGCTCAGAGATACCCTCCACCATGCAAGATGCCAAAGACCTGATTACACACCTGGCCATAAATATGTAA
- the Arl9 gene encoding ADP-ribosylation factor-like protein 9 isoform X1: MEFLETDHKRLPEAKKCLHQLIDPNPGLPLVVFANKQDLEAAYRITDIHDALALSEVGNDRKLFLFGTQVTKNGSEIPSTMQDAKDLITHLAINM; this comes from the exons ATGGAGTTCCTGGAGA CTGATCACAAACGATTACCTGAAGCCAAGAAATGCCTTCATCAGCTAATCGATCCCAACCCAGGGCTCCCTCTCGTTGTATTTGCCAACAAACAG GATCTTGAAGCAGCCTATCGCATTACAGATATCCACGACGCGTTGGCTCTATCTGAAGTGGGGAACGACAGGAAGCTGTTCTTGTTTGGAACTCAGGTGACTAAGAATGGCTCAGAGATACCCTCCACCATGCAAGATGCCAAAGACCTGATTACACACCTGGCCATAAATATGTAA